In a genomic window of Pseudomonas putida:
- a CDS encoding mechanosensitive ion channel family protein — translation MLSLLAEHPLVCALILLVIDLVLWRFVGASHHNWKILVRLVIFSLYSLLLFNEGLSPMEPAPWVDNVPLNLAATGLQIGWWLFAARTLTVLIGAVMMQRVGHTGRLLQDLLGAVIFLVAVIASMAYVLNLPVKGVLATSGALAIIVGLALQSTLSDVFSGIVLNTTKPYQLDDWIAIDGTEGRVIDIDWRATRLQTSQGSMIVIPNSLAAKAKITNFSRPSDMFGLSVCLQVSPHVRPQTVIDALERAMQGCRTMLSSPGPKVALKSSSAAGAEYEISGFVAAMSEKRSVRNQLYDLAYRHLQAAGVNLLSNVEPNPQNDISRPRALLESSPIFSTLRQEEKETFSQNMNLQNFRAGETILAAGEVSHHLFIIESGVVSVTLNLHGSLIETGRMGPGEVIGEAGILTDSSSKAEFSAKTFCTLYRIEEGYLKPCLDARQDINDAMKTLLDFRLHKVQALTEEVPVVVRKTGFFQWLLKRAG, via the coding sequence ATGCTGTCGTTGCTCGCCGAACATCCGCTGGTCTGTGCCCTGATCCTGCTCGTGATCGACCTGGTGTTGTGGCGCTTTGTCGGGGCCAGCCATCACAACTGGAAAATCCTGGTACGGCTGGTGATTTTCTCGCTGTACAGCCTGCTGCTGTTCAACGAAGGCCTCAGCCCCATGGAGCCCGCCCCCTGGGTCGATAACGTGCCATTGAACCTGGCGGCCACCGGCTTGCAAATCGGCTGGTGGCTGTTCGCTGCACGGACCCTGACCGTGCTGATCGGCGCGGTGATGATGCAGCGGGTAGGGCACACCGGGCGCCTGTTGCAGGATTTGCTCGGCGCGGTGATTTTCCTGGTCGCGGTGATCGCGTCCATGGCCTACGTGCTCAACCTGCCGGTCAAGGGCGTGCTGGCCACGTCCGGCGCCCTGGCGATCATCGTCGGCCTGGCGCTGCAGAGCACCCTCAGCGACGTGTTTTCCGGGATCGTCCTCAACACCACCAAGCCCTATCAACTGGATGACTGGATCGCCATCGACGGCACCGAAGGCCGGGTCATCGACATCGATTGGCGGGCCACGCGGCTGCAGACGTCCCAGGGCAGCATGATCGTGATTCCCAACTCCCTGGCCGCCAAGGCCAAGATCACCAACTTCAGTCGGCCCAGCGACATGTTCGGCCTGTCGGTCTGTTTGCAGGTCAGCCCCCATGTACGGCCGCAAACCGTGATCGATGCCCTGGAGCGGGCGATGCAGGGCTGCCGCACGATGTTGAGTTCGCCCGGGCCGAAAGTGGCGCTCAAAAGCTCCAGCGCCGCCGGTGCGGAATATGAAATCAGCGGTTTTGTCGCCGCGATGAGCGAAAAGCGCTCAGTGCGCAACCAACTGTACGATCTGGCCTATCGGCACTTGCAGGCCGCCGGGGTCAACCTGTTGTCGAACGTGGAGCCCAATCCGCAAAACGACATCTCACGGCCACGGGCACTGCTGGAAAGTTCGCCGATCTTCTCGACCTTGCGCCAGGAAGAGAAGGAAACCTTCAGCCAGAACATGAACCTGCAAAACTTCCGTGCCGGCGAGACGATCCTGGCGGCGGGGGAGGTCAGCCATCACTTGTTCATCATCGAGTCCGGCGTAGTCTCGGTGACGTTGAACCTGCACGGTTCGCTCATCGAAACCGGGCGCATGGGGCCGGGGGAAGTGATCGGCGAAGCAGGGATCCTGACCGACAGTTCCTCCAAGGCGGAATTTAGCGCCAAGACCTTTTGCACGCTGTATCGCATCGAAGAGGGTTATCTCAAACCTTGCCTGGATGCCCGTCAGGACATCAACGACGCGATGAAAACCCTGCTGGATTTCCGCTTGCACAAGGTGCAGGCGCTGACCGAGGAAGTGCCGGTGGTGGTGCGCAAGACAGGGTTTTTCCAGTGGTTGCTCAAGCGGGCGGGGTGA
- a CDS encoding pirin family protein, with product MKNIIGIYTSPRGHWVGDGFPVRTLFSYDNLGKHISPFLLLDHAGPAQFTPTTERRGVGQHPHRGFETVTIVYDGEVEHRDSTGSGGKIGPGDVQWMTAASGIIHEEFHSEAFARSGGTLEMVQLWVNLPAKDKMADAGYQGIVDRDIPRIALQDNAGSLRLIAGEFDGQRGPARTFTPIDVWDLRLNAGKLLSLDLHAGRNTALVVLRGSVEINGVESARPGQLALFERDGERLTLEASEDAVVLLLSGEPIDEPIVGHGPFVMNTEQEIHQAFADYQSGRFGRMHG from the coding sequence ATGAAAAACATCATCGGTATCTACACCAGCCCTCGTGGGCATTGGGTCGGCGACGGTTTTCCGGTTCGCACACTGTTTTCCTACGACAACCTGGGCAAGCACATCAGCCCGTTCCTGCTGCTGGATCACGCCGGCCCCGCGCAATTCACCCCGACTACCGAACGCCGGGGCGTGGGCCAGCACCCGCACCGTGGGTTCGAAACCGTGACCATCGTCTACGACGGTGAAGTGGAACATCGCGATTCCACCGGCAGCGGCGGCAAGATCGGGCCCGGCGATGTGCAATGGATGACCGCCGCCTCAGGGATTATTCATGAAGAGTTTCATTCCGAAGCCTTCGCCAGAAGCGGCGGCACCCTGGAAATGGTCCAGCTGTGGGTCAACCTGCCCGCCAAGGACAAGATGGCCGATGCCGGTTACCAGGGCATTGTGGATCGCGATATCCCGCGCATTGCCCTGCAAGACAACGCCGGCAGTCTGCGTCTGATCGCCGGTGAGTTCGACGGCCAGCGGGGGCCGGCGCGCACTTTCACGCCGATCGATGTCTGGGATCTGCGCCTCAATGCCGGCAAATTGCTCAGCCTGGATCTGCATGCAGGACGCAACACGGCGCTGGTGGTTCTGCGCGGTTCGGTTGAGATCAATGGGGTGGAGTCGGCGCGTCCGGGTCAGTTGGCGCTGTTCGAGCGCGACGGCGAACGACTGACACTGGAGGCCAGCGAAGATGCGGTGGTGTTGCTGCTCAGCGGCGAACCGATCGACGAGCCCATCGTCGGCCATGGTCCGTTCGTGATGAACACCGAGCAGGAAATCCACCAGGCCTTCGCGGACTACCAGTCGGGGCGTTTTGGCCGGATGCACGGTTAA